A window of Pusillimonas sp. T7-7 contains these coding sequences:
- a CDS encoding ATP-dependent DNA helicase, translating into MLLQELSDIFAADGPLAQAAPGYRPRKAQLELAQAIEDTLRNHATLIAEAGTGTGKTWAYLVPAFLSGSKVLVSTGTRTLQDQLFRRDLPRLRNALALPISVALLKGRGNYVCHYHLERLSGDERALKSRSEMGQLRQIQVFAQQSKTGDRSDLSDVPEDADIWGRVTSTRENCLGQECPHVRDCFVLKARRQAQDADLVVVNHALFMADLALREEGITDLLPTVELVVFDEAHQLPDIATRFLGTSVSSHQLLDLARVAEAAGLAHARESTNWSEAGKRIEHAARALRLAAAPIEKMPGRKATFQAIPNPEEFDAALDELLSVLDHSIKLLSVVSEKHPDLAATAKTCLDIRAKLYQWTQPDRQGNNALKPTGVDADSGGQEAEGKDTGAAVRWVEHSLHHMRLHSAPLSVAQIFSRYRGKDQAWVLTSATLSVHGDFGHFLRQLGLWDAQTLSWESPFDYAAQGVLYVPKTLPLPSDRNFNERFVDALMPLIKVSTGGVLVLCTTLRAVDRIAEMLSERFEDDGIERLLLRQGESSRRALLERFRAGSNAVLVGSASFWEGIDVPGDALTLVAIDKLPFAPPDDPVLEARLNLCRSQGGNPFMEYQLPEAAIALKQGAGRLIRSELDWGVLMVGDTRMIDKPYGRLLWRGLPPFARTREPGQAVDFLLGKQEAS; encoded by the coding sequence ATGCTTTTACAAGAACTTTCCGATATTTTTGCCGCCGATGGACCATTGGCACAGGCTGCGCCGGGCTATCGCCCCAGAAAGGCGCAGTTGGAGCTCGCCCAGGCGATCGAAGACACATTACGCAATCATGCCACGCTCATCGCCGAGGCCGGCACGGGTACAGGAAAAACCTGGGCATACCTGGTTCCCGCTTTTTTAAGCGGCAGCAAAGTACTGGTTTCAACGGGTACCCGCACCTTGCAAGACCAGTTGTTCCGGCGCGATCTGCCGCGCTTGCGCAATGCGCTGGCCTTGCCTATTTCGGTGGCCCTTCTCAAGGGGCGCGGCAATTACGTCTGCCATTACCATCTGGAGCGCCTGTCGGGCGATGAACGCGCACTTAAGTCACGGTCTGAGATGGGACAGCTGCGCCAGATCCAGGTATTTGCCCAGCAATCCAAAACGGGCGACCGCAGTGACCTGTCCGACGTCCCCGAAGATGCGGACATCTGGGGGCGGGTGACCTCTACGCGTGAAAATTGCCTCGGCCAGGAATGCCCGCATGTGCGCGACTGCTTTGTACTCAAGGCGCGGCGCCAGGCCCAGGATGCCGATTTGGTGGTCGTGAACCATGCCTTGTTCATGGCTGATCTGGCCCTGCGCGAAGAGGGTATTACCGATCTACTGCCCACCGTCGAATTGGTGGTGTTTGACGAGGCGCATCAATTGCCCGACATCGCCACGCGTTTTCTGGGTACCAGTGTTTCATCGCATCAGTTGCTGGATCTGGCACGTGTGGCCGAGGCTGCTGGCCTGGCCCATGCGCGCGAGTCGACCAACTGGAGCGAGGCGGGCAAGCGTATAGAACATGCGGCACGGGCATTGCGTCTGGCTGCTGCACCCATCGAGAAAATGCCAGGGCGCAAAGCCACTTTCCAGGCTATTCCCAACCCTGAAGAATTTGATGCCGCACTGGATGAACTATTGAGTGTGCTGGATCACAGTATCAAGCTGCTGAGCGTCGTCAGTGAAAAACACCCGGACCTGGCGGCTACGGCTAAAACCTGTCTGGATATCCGGGCCAAGCTCTATCAGTGGACTCAACCCGACCGCCAGGGTAATAATGCGCTCAAACCGACGGGCGTCGATGCAGACTCAGGCGGGCAAGAGGCCGAAGGCAAGGATACGGGTGCGGCGGTACGCTGGGTAGAACATAGCCTGCACCATATGCGGCTGCATAGCGCTCCCTTATCGGTGGCGCAGATTTTTTCGCGTTATCGTGGCAAAGACCAGGCCTGGGTGTTGACTTCGGCCACGCTGTCCGTGCATGGCGATTTTGGACATTTCCTTCGGCAATTGGGTCTGTGGGATGCTCAAACGCTTAGCTGGGAGTCGCCGTTCGACTATGCCGCGCAAGGTGTGCTGTACGTACCCAAAACCTTGCCGCTGCCCAGCGACAGAAACTTCAATGAACGCTTTGTCGATGCCTTGATGCCATTGATCAAGGTTTCTACTGGCGGTGTGCTGGTGCTGTGTACGACCTTGCGGGCCGTTGACAGAATTGCTGAAATGCTGAGCGAGCGCTTTGAAGATGACGGCATAGAGCGCTTGCTGTTGCGTCAGGGGGAAAGCTCGCGACGCGCGCTGCTGGAGCGTTTTCGCGCCGGCAGTAATGCAGTGCTGGTCGGGAGTGCCAGTTTCTGGGAAGGCATAGACGTGCCCGGCGACGCACTGACTTTGGTGGCGATCGATAAATTGCCTTTTGCACCGCCCGATGACCCTGTGCTTGAGGCTCGCCTGAACTTGTGTCGTAGCCAAGGAGGTAACCCGTTCATGGAATACCAACTGCCCGAAGCAGCCATTGCGTTAAAGCAGGGTGCGGGCCGGCTGATCAGGTCGGAACTGGATTGGGGGGTGCTGATGGTGGGGGACACGCGCATGATAGACAAGCCTTACGGCCGTCTGCTGTGGCGTGGCCTGCCACCGTTCGCGCGCACACGCGAGCCGGGGCAGGCTGTGGATTTCCTGCTTGGGAAGCAGGAAGCAAGCTGA
- a CDS encoding outer membrane protein assembly factor BamD, translating to MAAILIAGCGSTKVEKDPTTGWSAERLYQDARAEISAGNWNDARTRLEAIEARYPFGGYAQQALIDQAYVNWKDGEPEQALAAIDRFQQQYPNHPGTDYMLYLKGLVTFTPPSASFTNITRQDPSERDPKGLRESYDSFNELIARYPDSRYTADAKKRVTWLVNTIAQNEVHVATYYYERGAYVAAINRAQTVVTDFQGVPASEKALYIMVLAYDKLQLPELRDDAKRVLDENFPNSKYYEQGLEEPGGSLWNPINWF from the coding sequence GTGGCCGCAATCCTGATTGCCGGCTGCGGCTCTACCAAGGTTGAAAAAGACCCCACTACGGGCTGGAGCGCCGAGCGCCTGTATCAGGACGCACGTGCCGAAATCAGTGCCGGAAACTGGAACGACGCACGCACTCGCCTCGAGGCCATTGAAGCGCGCTACCCGTTTGGCGGATATGCCCAGCAGGCGCTCATCGATCAAGCTTATGTCAACTGGAAAGACGGCGAGCCCGAGCAGGCGCTGGCCGCCATCGACCGCTTCCAGCAGCAATACCCGAACCATCCTGGTACGGACTACATGCTTTACCTGAAAGGCCTGGTCACCTTCACACCACCCAGCGCCTCATTCACGAATATCACCCGCCAAGACCCAAGCGAGCGCGACCCCAAAGGCTTGCGTGAATCCTATGACTCATTCAACGAGCTTATAGCCCGCTATCCCGACAGCCGCTACACCGCTGACGCGAAAAAGCGCGTCACCTGGCTTGTGAACACCATTGCCCAAAACGAAGTGCATGTGGCTACGTACTACTATGAGCGTGGCGCCTACGTGGCGGCAATCAACCGCGCACAGACCGTGGTTACAGACTTCCAAGGCGTGCCGGCATCCGAAAAGGCGCTCTACATTATGGTGTTGGCCTACGACAAGCTTCAGCTTCCCGAACTGCGGGACGATGCCAAGCGAGTGTTGGACGAGAACTTCCCCAACAGCAAATATTACGAGCAAGGCCTGGAAGAGCCTGGCGGCAGTCTGTGGAACCCAATCAACTGGTTCTGA